The following are from one region of the Pseudomonas putida genome:
- a CDS encoding DUF3077 domain-containing protein — MSTEETKFTVGKTTFYQGENQTHPLFRIEAGIPCQSAREQASELMGYARDMTLDGLMEDKPQLIWASHYLCALAKALMDDAELGMMR; from the coding sequence ATGTCCACAGAAGAAACCAAATTCACCGTCGGCAAAACCACCTTCTACCAAGGTGAAAACCAGACCCATCCGCTGTTCCGCATCGAAGCAGGCATCCCCTGCCAGAGCGCCCGCGAACAGGCCTCGGAGCTTATGGGCTACGCACGAGATATGACCCTGGACGGCTTGATGGAGGACAAACCTCAGCTGATCTGGGCTTCGCATTACCTCTGCGCATTGGCTAAGGCGCTGATGGATGATGCCGAGCTGGGCATGATGCGCTGA